The following nucleotide sequence is from Chloroflexota bacterium.
GAACTTTATGGGTGAGAGCAAGAAGAGGGTTGGACATCCTGCTCCTTTCCCGATTGAATTACCGAGGCGGTGCATAAAACTCTTCAGCTTCGTGGGTGATACAGTCCTAGACCCCTTTCTTGGGAGTGGCTCGACCCTAATTGCTTGTTTACAGGCAAATAGGAAGGGGATAGGGGTTGAGATTGACGACAAGTATTGCGATCTGGCAAAGAAAAGACTACTGGAGGTAGGCAAGTTGGATCAGTTGAGGTTTGATCTTGTGACGGTAGCAAAATAATGGCTGAGTCGAAGACTATCAGCGATCTGGTAATGGAGTATTTCCGGAGGCACCCAAATGAGGACCTGCCGATGGGGCCAGTCGTCGATTGGGTTACGGAAGAGTATCTTAGAAGCCATCCAAGCCCACCCCGCGACCCCTGGAGGGCCATCCGCAAACTTCACCAAGAAGGAAAACTGGTTAAGGTCAGAAAAGGAGTGCACCGTTACGATCCCGAACGTGTCGAAGGTGTCCATCTATTTGACTTTCCTCCCGAAGCGAAGGAGGCTATCTTCCGGCGTGATAGCTACAGATGCGTAGTCTGCGGCAAAGGAATTGCCGATGGCGTCGAGATACACGCAGACCACATAAAGCCCAAAGACAGAGGGGGAGACAACTCCGTTGAGAATGGCCAGACTCTATGCACACAGCACAACAATATCAAGAAGAACTACTCACAGACCGAGGCTGGTAAGAGATATTTCATTAGAATCTATGAGAAGGCTTTAGCGAGCGACGACCAAAACATGATTAGATTCTGCAAAGATGTATTCGATGCTTATAATAGGCACGGAATAAACGGGCATATTAGGAGACCAAACGGTAGGTAGAAAGTAGGGTGGGCGAACTGAAAGGCAGCCCGCTTCTGTCCTGATTGATGCAAAAAGCGCGGAGGTTACAAAATGCTTGATCGCGAGGTGGTGAGAGAATTCCTGAATGATAAATTGCAGGCGTTCGAAATAGAAGTGCCCAAGGATATTCAGGAGGATTCGCTTGTTGAGACTTTCTGTAGATACGTTGAGGACGATTACTACGAGTGGCTGAAGGACAACTTCAAATCCTTTTTCAGTCACGGAGACCCTGAC
It contains:
- a CDS encoding HNH endonuclease, with the translated sequence MAESKTISDLVMEYFRRHPNEDLPMGPVVDWVTEEYLRSHPSPPRDPWRAIRKLHQEGKLVKVRKGVHRYDPERVEGVHLFDFPPEAKEAIFRRDSYRCVVCGKGIADGVEIHADHIKPKDRGGDNSVENGQTLCTQHNNIKKNYSQTEAGKRYFIRIYEKALASDDQNMIRFCKDVFDAYNRHGINGHIRRPNGR